In one window of Helianthus annuus cultivar XRQ/B chromosome 17, HanXRQr2.0-SUNRISE, whole genome shotgun sequence DNA:
- the LOC110923806 gene encoding uncharacterized protein LOC110923806, with amino-acid sequence MSKRTYNIRSSTSSSGKSKPFDVNSVLDRTPLSNISNVIDTGERRRIRKRILESKRSKNKSSSSNVGVTGRDKENLCHVSNVTNQIDMTVPYQSSVDATLSSYTYKFLFQPFLLRDEVSEKAIIDKKKGKKTTSTSNVDVGIRGKENVSQVSNVTYNINTTIPLHGTMNGTDNSQNNDVSVCTPGVYSINSNILTYTNSTSTSNRTSLSKLSAGKRKLKHKSRDLSPIVMQSLESGDPSNAEIFVPDPYKGISSDYVDHGDQVLICDICHAKLWTSEGGKGRLTLGKLSYSLCCGYGKVELPNLKEANPSYQNLFHMSDQRSKFFLKNIRRYNSMFSFTSMGGKVDSKINKGNAPFVYRISGQNFHSLGSLKPPNGKQAKFSQLYIYDTENEVYNRQSVLGQHVTLHEQELDVEIIEYLRDFFDSHNELVKSYRMVRNHFQQNPEANLKLRLIYNRDKDGRTYNLPSSTEVAALIVDDLDSSVDRRDIVVETQSGMLKRISELHPSYLALQYPIFFPFGDDGYRIDIPHRDGVTTKKKIRPKCTMREFFAYRIQDRISGYSLVLNGRRLFQQFLVDAYTMVESERLNFIHGKQKNLRSETFENLQKYKHKGKENLSNTGQKVILPSSFTGGARFMQQNYLDAMALCKWFGYPDFFITITCNPKWPEISRFLKDTSIKPEDRPDILCRLFKMKLDSMIKDLKDNNFFGEINAVVYTVEFQKRGLPHAHICLFMKVDHKLPTVDHIDPFISAEIPDKSEDPQLYTLVSEYMIHGPCGNANLSCPCMVDKRCSKRFPKKFSAQTIIDSSGFPVYRRRDCGRTVIKKGVQLDNRSVVPYNKSLLRRYQAHINVEWCNQAGSIKYLFKYINKGPDRATAVVFCEAEGTSIQKPKDEIKEYYDCRYISACEASWRIFSNEVHYRYPAVMRLPFHLPGQHNVVYGADDDIEDVLSKPSVASSMFLKWFELNQRDDEACKLTYVEFPQKYVWNVKDRRWQIRKRYQTVGRIHSVSIAAGEPYYLRILLNKVRGPKSFEDIRTVNGELFPTFKDACYAMGLLDDDNEYVEAIKEASFDGHCRYLRALFATMLLTNTITRPEFVWDKTWHLLGDDILYRRRKETRIPDLTLPEDQLKNQILFEIENYLISNGSSLSKFTTMPYPDHQSLRQITNRLINDELSQDTNQLQTEFSRMKECLTEEQSKVFNEIMHAINSQNGGLFFVYGYGGTGKTFLWKTLASAIRSKGQIVLNVASSGIASLLLSKGRTAHSRFKIPINLTEDSMCHIKPNDDVADLLKEAKLIIWDEAPMVHKHAFEALDRTMKDVLSSSMGHQSELPFGGKVIVFGGDFRQILPVIPNGTRQQIVNASLSSSYIWSECKVLKLTKNMRLTVGAQTSNVESIEKFARWLLDIGEGNVGSENDGEAVIEIPDDLAITDLDDPIQSLIDFVYPSILENYKKSGFFSERAILAPKNEVVHEINDRLLSLFPGEEKEYLSSDSICQTEQVLDSFQQDLYSADNLNALKIAGLPNHKLVLKVGVPVMLLRKH; translated from the exons ATGTCAAAGAGAACCTATAATATTcgttcatcaacatcatcatctggTAAATCCAAACCGTTTGATGTTAACA GTGTTTTGGATAGAACTCCTCTGTCAAACATTTCAAATG TGATTGATACCGGTGAAAGGCGAAGAATCAGAAAAAGAATACTTGAGAGTAAGAGGTCGAAGAATAAAAGTTCTTCTTCAAATGTTGGTGTGACAGGACGTGATAAAGAAAACTTATGTCACGTCTCTAATGTTACAAATCAAATAGATATGACAGTCCCTTATCAGAGCAGTGTAGATGCTACGCTATCTTCATATACTTATA AATTCCTCTTTCAGCCATTTCTACTG AGAGACGAAGTATCCGAAAAGGCAATAATTGACAAAAAGAAGGGAAAGAAAACAACGTCTACTTCAAACGTGGATGTCGGCATACGTGGGAAAGAAAACGTATCTCAAGTCTCTAATGTTACATATAATATAAATACGACAATCCCGTTACATGGAACTATGAATG GTACTGATAATTCGCAAAACAACGATGTTTCCGTATGTACCCCTGGCGTATATTCGATTAACTCAAATATATTGACATATACCAATTCCACCTCAACATCAAACAGAACATCACTTAGTAAGTTGTCAGCCGGAAAGCGCAAACTGAAGCACAAGTCACGTGATTTATCCCCAATAGTGATGCAAAGCTTGGAATCGGGTGATCCTAGCAATGCTGAAATTTTTGTTCCAGATCCTTATAAAGGAATTTCAAGTg ATTACGTCGATCATGGTGATCAAGTTCTAATATGTGATATTTGTCATGCAAAGTTATGGACTTCTGAAGGTGGAAAAGGTCGATTGACATTGGGCAAGTTATCTTATAGTTTATGTTGTGGATATGGGAAAGTTGAGTTACCAAATTTAAAGGAGGCAAATCCGTCTTATCAAAATTTGTTCCACATGTCAGATCAAAGAAGCAAGTTCTTCTTAAAGAATATCCGACGATATAATAGTATGTTCTCTTTTACATCAATGGGTGGAAAGGTTGATTCGAAAATTAACAAGGGAAATGCTCCATTCGTATATCGAATTAGTGGTCAAAATTTTCATAGCTTAGGTAGTCTAAAACCACCTAATGGGAAGCAAGCTAAGTTTTCTCAACTGTACATATACGATACTGAGAACGAGGTATATAACAGACAAAGTGTATTGGG GCAACATGTAACTTTACATGAACAGGAGTTGGACGTCGAAATAATTGAATACCTTAGAGATTTTTTTGATTCCCATAATGAGTTGGTTAAATCTTACAGAATGGTACGAAACCATTTTCAACAAAATCCTGAAGCAAACCTTAAGCTCCGACTTATTTACAACAGAGACAAAGATGGAAGAACTTATAATCTGCCATCCTCGACTGAAGTAGCTGCTTTGATTGTCGATGATTTAGATTCTTCTGTTGATCGTCGTGACATTGTTGTTGAAACTCAATCTGGTATGCTTAAACGTATTAGTGAGTTACACCCATCATACCTGGCTCTCCAATAtcctatttttttcccgtttggtGATGATGGATATAGAATCGATATTCCTCATAGGGATGGTGTAACAACCAAGAAAAAAATACGACCAAAATGCACAATGCGGGAATTCTTTGCATATCGAATACAGGATCGCATTAGTGGTTATTCTTTGGTTTTAAACGGAAGAAGACTGTTCCAACAGTTTTTGGTAGACGCTTACACTATGGTTGAAAGTGAAAGGTTAAATTTCATACATGGTAAGCAGAAGAATCTACGATCCGAGACATTTGAAAATTTACAGAAGTATAAGCACAAAGGTAAAGAAAATTTATCGAACACCGGTCAAAAGGTAATTCTGCCTTCTTCCTTTACTGGAGGGGCTCGGTTCATGCAACAAAACTACCTTGATGCTATGGCTTTATGTAAATGGTTTGGATACCCAGATTTTTTCATAACCATTACATGCAATCCTAAATGGCCTGAAATTTCAAGATTTCTTAAAGATACTTCAATTAAACCAGAAGACAGACCAGATATACTATGTCGATTGTTCAAGATGAAGTTGGATTCAATGATTAAAGATCTAAAGGATAACAATTTTTTTGGTGAAATAAACGCAG TTGTTTATACCGTTGAATTTCAAAAACGTGGCCTACCTCATGCacacatttgtttattcatgaaAGTCGATCATAAACTTCCCACAGTAGATCATATAGATCCTTTTATTTCAGCTGAAATTCCAGACAAATCCGAGGATCCGCAGTTATACACACTTGTGTCTGAGTATATGATCCACGGTCCTTGTGGGAATGCTAACTTGAGCTGTCCTTGCATGGTTGACAAAAGATGTTCTAAACGATTTCCTAAAAAGTTTTCTGCTCAAACTATTATTGACTCAAGTGGTTTTCCGGTTTATCGAAGAAGAGATTGTGGCCGTACTGTTATAAAGAAAGGTGTTCAACTTGACAATCGAAGTGTTGTACCGTATAACAAAAGTCTATTAAGACGATACCAAGCTCATATTAACGTTGAATGGTGTAACCAAGCAGGCTCCATAAAGTACCTTTTCAAGTACATTAACAAAGGTCCTGACCGGGCTACCGCCGTTGTGTTTTGCGAAGCTGAAGGGACTAGCATTCAGAAACCAAAAGACGAAATAAAAGAGTACTACGATTGTAGATACATATCTGCTTGTGAAGCTTCTTGGAGAATTTTCTCCAACGAAGTGCATTATAGATATCCTGCTGTAATGAGGCTTCCTTTTCATTTACCTGGTCAGCATAATGTTGTATATGGTGCagatgatgatattgaagatgTCTTGAGCAAACCATCTGTTGCTTCTTCGATGTTTTTGAAATGGTTTGAATTAAATCAACGTGATGACGAAGCATGTAAATTGACCTATGTCGAGTTCCCACAGAAGTATGTTTGGAATGTAAAAGATAGACGCTGGCAAATACGAAAAAGGTATCAAACTGTTGGTAGAATTCATTCCGTTTCAATTGCTGCTGGTGAACCTTATTATTTAAGGATTCTACTAAACAAAGTCAGGGGTCCCAAATCATTTGAAGATATTCGAACAGTTAATGGAGAGTTATTCCCCACTTTTAAAGACGCATGTTATGCAATGGGTCTTCTAGATGATGACAACGAATATGTTGAAGCAATTAAAGAAGCAAGTTTTGATGGTCATTGTCGGTATTTAAGAGCATTATTTGCCACAATGCTGTTAACAAATACTATAACAAGACCTGAATTTGTTTGGGATAAAACGTGGCATTTATTAGGAGACGATATTTTGTACAGACGTCGGAAAGAGACACGTATCCCTG ATTTAACGCTTCCTGAAGATCAGCTGAAGAATCAGATTTTGTTTGAAATTGAGAATTATTTAAtttcaaatggttcatctttAAGTAAGTTTACTACAATGCCTTATCCTGATCATCAGTCTTTACGTCAAATTACCAACCGTCTAATCAACGATGAATTATCCCAAGACACAAATCAGTTGCAAACTGAGTTTTCTCGTATGAAAGAATGTCTAACTGAAGAGCAGTCGAAGGTTTTTAATGAGATTATGCATGCAATCAATAGCCAAAATGGAGGGTTGTTTTTTGTATATGGTTATGGTGGAACTGGAAAGACTTTTTTGTGGAAGACATTGGCTTCTGCAATTAGATCTAAAGGACAGATTGTGTTGAATGTTGCATCGAGTGGTATTGCTTCGTTATTGCTATCTAAAGGAAGGACGGCACATTCTAGGTTTAAAATCCCCATTAACTTGACAGAAGACTCCATGTGCCACATTAAGCCAAACGATGATGTTGCTGACCTACTAAAAGAGGCAAAGTTGATTATATGGGACGAAGCCCCTATGGTCCACAAGCATGCTTTTGAGGCACTAGATAGAACAATGAAAGACGTTTTATCGTCTTCTATGGGTCACCAGTCTGAACTACCATTTGGCGGTAAAGttattgtttttggtggtgacTTTAGACAAATCCTCCCGGTCATTCCTAATGGTACTAGACAACAAATTGTCAATGCATCTTTAAGTTCTTCATATATATGGTCAGAATGCAAGGTGTTAAAATTAACAAAAAACATGAGGTTGACAGTTGGAGCTCAAACATCTAACGTTGAGTCTATTGAGAAATTTGCAAGATGGCTACTTGATATTGGTGAAGGAAACGTTGGTTCGGAAAATGATGGTGAAGCAGTTATAGAGATACCGGATGACTTAGCAATCACTGATTTGGACGATCCAATACAAAGTTTAATCGACTTTGTGTATCCTTCAATtttagaaaattacaaaaaatctGGATTCTTTTCTGAGAGAGCAATTTTAGCACCAAAAAATGAAGTTGTTCATGAAATTAATGATCGTTTACTTTCGTTATTTCCGGGTGAAGAAAAAGAGTATTTGAGCTCTGACAGTATCTGTCAAACTGAGCAAGTACTTGATTCTTTCCAACAAGATTTGTATTCGGCTGATAATTTGAATGCTCTCAAAATAGCCGGGTTACCTAATCATAAGTTGGTTCTTAAAGTTGGTGTTCCGGTAATGCTTCTTCGAAAACATTGA